The DNA window ACCTTCCAACTGAATTAAATCAGTGTAAGAATCATCCATACCGGTACTTGCAGCCATCTTATTGTACTTTACATAAGTTACTTAAATGAATTTctaaattaatgtataaatatcacCAGACACTCCTTTATAATACCAATAATTAATATGTATGCCAAGTATAATCATTATACAAAGAGGCTAAAGAtcaaaacttttagaaaaaaataaaaattttaacctgAAAAATGTGACCTACAAATTAGGCACCGTGAATTCAGTGGGACTCTTAGTATTTAACTAAAGATCCCACACAGCTGCTACCATATGTCACGGATGATTTTCCCGTGACATTAATCATCCATAACTAGATGAATGAATTTTCATACACCATATTTCCTCGTAGCTGGACCGGAGATTTTTACATCTTCATCATGATGTATTTGGTACTGATACATGGTGAGGATGAgctggggggaaggggaagtgatGATTACCAAAAATCTTCTGCTTTATCCTATACTTGGGGTGGTGTACCCCCTAAAATTTAGTTGCCATTTTGAGGGGATATTTTGAGACCACATGTCTCAGTTCTGGATGAAGaaaattcctttgttatttcgTGTCTTCTTTATTCCATTAGACTTTCCTACAAACTTCAATCCCTGTCTCCAGGATTGGGTCCCTCAATGGGGACATATCTTTAAGTATAGAAGAAATTCGTGATAAATGGGAAGCGTGGCATCCGTGCGTGGTCTTTACGTTGTATAACAGTGTTGCCAAAAAAATAGGAATGACTCAGGCAtagagagaatataaacaaaacaagggGTGGCTACACTGCTGTACATtcgttgataaataaaattttccttttcgtggttttataattaatcttacagtaataatttaaagatattaGAGAAGGATGATGAATCAGTTCGTAAATAACCAATACTACTTAGATGAGTGACTTTCTACCGTCACACTATTCTTTCTGGCAAACCATGCGCTGCAAAGATTTGCATGAGTGATTTTATAGTTGCAACCGATGATGTTGTTTGCATTGGTATAACTTTTGGCCACTTACTTTATGCATCTACTAATATCAAATATAAGTATCCTAAAAATGGCCCTGCAAAATCTATATGCACACGTTGCCACGGGTATCTGGGTAATTTCCATGGGTGCATTCTTgtttgtttaggattattttgtTGCAATGCACAATTCATACACTTCTTAACCAAAATTTCAATGTCCCTATCAACACCTGGCCACCAAACATAAGTTCTAGCAGTTGACTTGGTCTCACTATACCTTGGTGGTCTGCATGCATTTCTGATAAAACCATACTTCTTAGTGCATTTGGAATCATTAATCTTGATCCTCTCAGAATACAACCTTGTGTGACACTCAATCCATTCCAAATCTCTTTGTATGGTTTACAGTTGACATCATATGCACAAATATCTCTGCCAGTTATTAGACTCTACTACTTTTGCGAGTACTGGGTCTTTCTTTGTACCTTGTGCTATTTCCTTACCTGTAATAGGTAAATTATatgcagaaattaaaataataatttcatatgttcTTCTGGTGCTTTGTCTACAGGCAATCTTGACAAAGCGTCTGCATGACCCAACATTGATGTTGGTCTACACTCTATATTATAGTCATATGCAGCTAATATTATTTTCCAACGTTGTAGTCTTGCAGCTACTAACGAAGGTAAGCTTGCTTTTGGACCTAAAATCATCAACAATGGTTTCTGGTCTGAAACTAACGTGAACTTTTTCCTACCATAGAGATACATATGGAACTTTTTTACTCATACACTAGTGCTGATGCTTCTTTTTCAATTTGTGAGTACAGTAgttcctttctccttcttttaATAATCTAGAGGCAAAAGCAATAGGTTTTCCTGTACCATTTGGCATTACATGTGCTAGTACTGCACCTAAACCTAAGCTTGAGGCGTCACCAACCAACTTCACTGGCAAATCCATTTGATAATGTACTAGGAATGTGGGTGAAGTCACTTCTGCTTtgattctttcaaaggatttttgacaTTCCTTTGTCCAATTCCATTCAACATCCTTGTTCAGCAAATTATATAATGGGTGTGCAATGGTTGCTAAGTTCTgaatgaaatttccataaaacATTACTAAACCTATAAATGACTGcaattcctttacattttctggtACCTTTGCTGACTGTACTGCATTTACCTTATCTTCTGTCTTGAGAATGCCTTTACCATTTGCGATAAAGCCCAAATACTCTACTGAGTCAGCTTCTAAAAATACTCTACTGAGTCAActtcttaaatacatttactctcgTTGACTTTGATATTATGTTCCTTCAATTTCTTTAGAACTGCACGTAGCTCTTCGtttggtgagtcggtagagctgcggactagcactcgctgggccggagttcaattccctggcagactgatgaagagttagaggaatttatttctggtgatagaaattcatttctcactataatgtggttcggattccacaataagctgtaggtcccgttgctaagtaaacagttggttcttagctacgtaaaataagtctaatccttcgggccagccctaggagagctgctaatcagcccagtggtctggtaaaactaaggtatacttaactttagaaCTGCACGTAACCTTTCTCCATgctctttcttgtttttaccaGCTATTAGTATGtcatcaataaaaatgaatactccTGACATacctgcaaatattttgtccattgTTTGGTGCCATATAGCTGAACTGCTAGCGACTCCACATGGAAGTCTTTTTGGACGATACAGCCCTAAATGTGTGTTTACAGTACATAACTTTTGGGAATTTTCATCCCTGGAAAGCTCCTGAAATGCCTGTCTTAGATCTGCCTTAGAAAATATAGAGCATCCTGACAATTTCTCTACTTGGTGGGACTGGACAGTCTAGTTCAAGTTTGAGAAGCTTGACTTCACACTTGAGCAGAACACTTAGTGGCCTGTCATGCTGATATTTCGGTCTCAGTCCCAAGTCGTCCTCATTCACCTGTTGCCCTTGGGGAACCGCGCCTTTAAGAACAGCCTTCCCTttgttcccttcagtggagaTTTCAGGAATTCTTGTCTCCAATAGGGAACTCCTATTTCTTTCCATTCCTTCAGGAAGGAAATGAATTAAGGATTCTTGTCTCCGATAAGGGACtcctattcctttccattccttttgggAAGGAAAGGGGTGGGAACTAGCCTGGTGGCTAGACGGCAGGGACTTCATTGGAGTGTCTCTGCACACGCCTCCTCCCGTCATGCCCCTGTTTGCAGATACATTGACCGAGGGAGGACTTGCTTCTTTCAGGTGAGTGGGACCATTGCAGCAAACATCTCTACACCAATTTCTGGAACTCAGGACAGCTTTCTTAGCTCTTCCAGAGTTTCAGGATCTTGATAAACTTTCTGCAGTGCGGATGAGTGTCAGTACCCCCTTCACTGCGAGAGTAACTTCTGTCAACAAAAAGGTTGGGGACAGGTTTCCCTCCAACTCTACAGGTTGACGATGCAAGTATATGAGTGGGCGGCTGCACACTCAGCAGAGATATTAGCCAGATACATCCCTGGGATTCAGAACGTAACAGCAATCAAGCTCATCACTGGTGTCAGGTGACAGGGATTTGGCCCTCTCCCCCAGACATTACAAAGATTTCCCAATCTTTGGAGCCTCCCAACAATAATAGTCAACAGAAGCTTCAGTGTACTGTACTATTCTGGTGTTCCACTTCCACGGTCGTCAGTAGAAACATCTCCCAGCCCATGGAACAATCTTCAAGCCTCGGAAGAGGAAAGGGATCTCTCAGTTGCTATTTCCTGTCGATGGATGTGGGAATCATGGTATGGGCCAGTGAAGAACCTTCCACGGGCACACGAGGGTCGTCAGATCCCCCATGTATCGGGGTTCCCACAGAATCCCGTGTCATAGGTTTTTTGGGTGCACAGATTCTGTGCATACGCGTCACCAGACCAGAGATACATGGTTCTCCCAGATACCAGTGTCGCCAAAGGTACACTGGGCTCTGACAGGACCTCCGTGTCATCATTTTCAGCCTTGGGAATCTTTTCCCCGGGCAGGTGAGGGTTCAGCCGCCACTGCACAGTGTCCCACAGACTCCTATGACACCAGTAAGGTTCCTGGTCTACAGACCCGGGCCTAATTTACAAGAGAGAATGAGGGTCCAACGCTCAAGCACGGCCTCACCCCTGGTACGTTCTTGCATAGGAATGGTGCCAGGGTCCTAGACGGGTGACACAATCCTATAGGTAAGCTTGCCTGGGAAGGTCTCCTATTTAATCTTCTTGTCTATGGAAGTCTAAGCCTCCAATTAGACTATGGCACTTGAAGAGATAAGGTTCTTCCATGCTCGAGTTTGTCCTGAAACTTGTAGCAAGACTTTTGAGTCACTGTCAGTCCCATTTCAAACTGGTTAGTAGCATTCGTACAAGATACTACAGTTTCCAGTGTAAGGgtgacaaatcgcgcctctctttccttgtgtttctcttttcagatgtacattaatcatgtcatgtattttacctgtctttatttcagattctttgtgtacctcatcttaggcatcattgtacggcctttctgccgatatgtatatctaccttttatatgccatgtaacaaatgttgtgcgtatttttatgcttgtcagaaaacacaaatcatgTATCGACGCAGCGGGGGCCTTGGGTCACCTGCTACCTTTTcatccgctttttgtcttataaacacctgtcaagaataataaagaatcagtctttcactcctgacttttcttgaagcctcacactggtAACCctgggtcagggacaggtagcgtggttttggcccagccaataatggactaactacggctgcaccctaccatcagaaagcctttagtGGACTAACTACCgcataaagtttaggcctctggtAGCATCCTACCTggcggaaaccgtgccattaacagacttaatacggcgtacccaaaaggacacgttttggcacttcgttctacctctcgaacaaatcagcaccattaacggactcaatacagCACATTTTCCCCTGTTTTGGTGTGTGAGAAGTCAAGATGTCAGAAGCAGAACCTTAATGCGAACCCGCGAGCATCGTCTGAACGCCGCTCTCACCAATAAAGCCAGACACGGTCAAACTTTCACCGTTCTCATGCCAGAACATAGCATCATGGTTCCGGCGCGCAGATGCGCATTTTCGCATGGCACGCATCTCAGATGATGAtacaaaatcagacatagtcatgatggcgctcccagaagaagtattcgATAGAATCTTCCCCTGCCTGGACGCACAAGCAGACAAAGTCACATAgactttaaaaaacaaactgctgaattcctactccatgccTGTGTCCGAGAGAGCACAGCGTGCTTTCGACTTGTTATCCTAGCCTcttgtacaaaaatattaatacaaatataacatttttcaagaatttgaatctcaaactttatttaaattaaataattaatcaattgAGTTAAGTAACCCCTTGAATTTGTACGTACATGGACTTCCATGTTTCCACGGTCCTTGGATACGTCTTGGATACGTCACTAAATGACATACGTCAGACCTAACAAGGACGCGGAAGAGGCTCAGGTAAGACAGTACCAAAGTACCGCTACTACCCTTCACTACCATCACCGTCGCCAGAGACAAGACGGACGGTTATAGGTTACGAAAAATTTTGAGGATTCAATAGTTGGCTGGTCGGGTGATCAATTCCTACTTTCTGCACTTTTTATTGATGGATCGTTTCCCGGAGGTACTGATGTAGTAATGCAGCTCAAGAGACTTCCTGTTGAATCACGAGCCTTCGTAAGGTGTACGAAATTGAACATGAGAAAATAAGCTCATCGTGTGGGGGTTCGAGGTGAAGGACAATACATAGTGGAGGACGACGGCTGAGTTCCAAGATCTTCGCTGCTGGCTACCTAACTCGGTTAAGTTCATGTAATGCAGATCCAAGGGTGTTATGTGTACTTAGTCGGCGATAGTGTACTATACACTTAAAGATCATTGAGGCAAGGcccttcattcatttttcaacctTCAGTGACGTGATTAACGTATCGAGTATAAAATCGTTTGAGATTTAAGTTTCTTGTTTTAGCCTCGGtaccctttttttaatattaagtgtGTTTGGGATGGCAACCAGTCGCTCCCTATAACTTGCCTTTTTATCCCCTGTAGGTTGGAGTTTCGCTAAAAGGGGTGGAACCTTGGAGTGAAGAGAGGTCAAGAGCTATCGTCTTGGAACTAACAGGACACTTTCGTCAATGTAGACTGGGgatttattacttaatttcatGAAGCTATAGCCTTCAATAACTTCAGTCTTGACTCAAgttttatattaaagtatttaattttcataaattttctcttgTCCTCATTAGTCTTTCCATCCTAAAAGTTACTCAAGTAATTTTTTCGAAAAATTTTAGCgaatggcgcccaacgtggggcctGCTTCAGCTCTGGCCTCTCTCCACCTCCTGCTTCCCCGGACCCCCCTACGGTTTTCTCAAGGTATTTGGTTTAACCCGACAGCTAATTGGatccatttttcttgttattacttTATTGTTGTTCCTAGTTTGTCTACTAATGGTGGtagcttatttatataattttgataaatttgaaatttattgctGAAAGCCTTTTTCAATTATGTCTGCTAGTGAGTTAGAGCAACTTGATTCTACACAAGAATCCTCGCTTCTCGTAGCTTTAAGAGAGTCGGATGATGACTGTAAAGTACTTGTTAGTATCCGGAGTGGCAAGAGACAGTCTGTAACGAAGACTTTAAAGAGTATTGAGAAGGGTCCACTGGATATTattaaatgtgaattttatcTTGACAAGTTGGGCGATCTTTTAACGGAGTTAAATTCGCTTGATGAGAAGATAAATAGTCATATGCTTCATTCTAGACTTTGGAGTTCGGTTCAGTATCACCAACAGGCGGAAGTTGATGAAAAGTACTCGGACGGTATAAGGTTGGCGATTAAACGGTTGTCTAGGGAATTAACTCGCTTGTCAAAGTCTGCTGTAGCAGCAGCAACCCCTACTCCTTCCACACCGCAGGGAGTACATCATTCTTATCATAAAATAACTTTGCCTAGCATCATAGAACTACCTTATTTTGATGGAACCCCGCAGCTTATCATAAATTTGTTAATTCGTTTGAAAGTCTTCTTTCCAAATACGACCTTTCCTCGTTTGAGCAATTTTCTTATCTCTCAAAACAGTTAACGGGGCCCGCAAAGAAACTGGTAGATTCCCTTGCCTTGAAAGATTTGAATTATGAATCTGCTAAGAAACTACTCAATGAAGCTTTTAGTGGTAAGCTTAGTCAACAGTACTCGGTAATTAAGGGTTTGTGCAATTTGAGACTTGATCCTAATGCTAGGGATGGCTATCAGTGGATAAGTGAAGCTCGTGTCTTAGAGGAACAGGTTCGATCGGTAGATATAAAGGGAGATTTGtttgttcaatattttctttgggaAAGTCTGTGTGATGGATTTAAAGTCAGCTTGTCTCTGTTACAAACAAGCCGAAACCatctttgaaagaaatttttggaTAACCTATTTGAAGCAAATAATAGATTTATGGACCTTCAGTCCAACCTGTCTGAGCAAACGAAAGGGAATTTAGTTAAGCAATCGTCAAATGCTGTATCAGTCTCTGTTACTTCCAAAGATTCTTCAAAGTCGTTGTGCCCTGGTTCGAAATTTAAGGTGACCTGCCCACTGTGTTCCCATGATAGTGTAATTCCAAATGACCATAAATTGAGTGAGTGTATGAAATACCCCAGTCCTGGTAGTAAATGCGAGAAACTTAAATCTATTGGGGGCTGCTATAAATGTGGTTTAACTTCACATAATGCCAAAgtttgtcattttaaatttaatcGGCCgtgtatgaaatataatttatttcacatGTCTTATTTATGCCTTGGTTTAGCTAATAAGGGTGCTAATAAGGTTAAAGACGAAATGGGCACTAATGCAAATAAAGCTAATGTTCCTAAACATACTGATACCAAAGTAGTTAAAACTACTACAAACGGAATGCTAACGATGTCTACTGGCTTAGAGGCATTTAATGATGTAATTCTCCCCACTGGGACTGTATATGTAGAGAATTTGGGTCGTAAAATTCCATGGAGTGTGTTTAAGGATCTTGGTTCCCAAATAACCTTAGTAAAAGGGTCTCGGAAGACATTCCCAACTGCTCAGTCGTTGATAAAGTGAATCTCAAGATTCAAGGAATTAATTTGGTCAAAAATCACGATACTTACATTGTAGAGTTTCCCGTTCATGTTCCTGGCCAGGGAAAGCAGTTATTAAGGGCACTTTGTGTAGacgaaattaattcaaaatttgttGCACTTGGATTGAAGAAATTAGCAGACGCCCTGGTTGAGAAGGGTTATACCCTGGCAGATAAGCACATAGATTCTGATACTATAGACGATTTTACAATCTTGCTTGGTAGCGATCAAAGCCATATTTTCCCACTTGCACAGAAAGACTTCGGTTGCAATGGTAAATGTCCCTCTACTTTTTATGAAACTTCGTCGGGTATAATGCTTTCTGGAAGTGCCTCTTTGTTTTTAGAGAACCTTAATTTGCTATGTATTCCATTTGATGGTAATTCTGACGGCACGTCTCTATGACTAACCGTTAATAGTAACATAAGTACTTTGCTAGTAGAGAAGGAACTTTTTGATGACCAAAAGATTAAGAATGCGACTGACGAAATCCTAGAATCAATATTCACTTCACTTATGAATACTCAAGACGACCATAGAGAATATGTTTTGACAagtgaaaatagtaaattaattgataacaTTCTTAGTGATATTCGGAGAGATCCTAAGACAGGTAGGTTAGTTGTGCCTGCTTTATGGAAGAAGGAAATACAACATTTAATGTCGCCCAACTATAATCTTGCAGTGTCAGTTCTCAATTCTCAAAAAAGAAAGCTTTCGCCTGAGAGGTTAAAGGAATACGATGCAGTTATACAGAACCAATTTGAAGATGGAGTAATTGAACGTATTGCAGATCATCCCTCATTTCTTAGAGAAAATCCAGATGTATCATTTCTAGCTCATAATGCCGTGTTCCGAAATAACTCTAACACGACGAAGTGTAGGGTTGTCTTTCTATCGAATTTAAGtgagaggaaaaatgagaaatgtcTTTCCCATAATCAGTGTTCCATGGCGGGAgctaatttgaataataaaatgcaGATTTCAACACTACTACTAAGGTTTGACAAGTATTTGCTGACTTATGATTTGAAAAaagcctttttacagctttttcttAGAGAAGAGGACACGAGAAAGTTACTTTTTCTATGGTTTAATGGTATTTCTAAGAACGATTTCTCAATTGTTGGCTATCGTTTCCGACGAGTGCCTTTTGGAATGAGATATTCTCCATTTTTGTTAATGATAGCTCTCTATTACACATTGATCCATAAtgtaactgatgatgatgatgaagagactcagagtataAAAGGTGTTTGTATAACCTTTCTTACATGGATAACTTAGCCATAACTTCAAATGCggataatattttgtttaaggCATTAAATGTTTCTGTATCGACGTTCCGAGAATTTGGATTCGAATTACAAGAGTTTTGTACGAATTCTGTACCCTTAAGAGAACAATTAAATAAGTTTGAACACTGCACTGAATCAGAATCAAAGCTTTTTGGCCTAATTTGGAATACAGAGAATGATACGATTAAAACTCGTAAACTTGAATTAAACCCTAAAGCTAATACAAAAAGGTTAATTTTAAGTACTATTCATTCCAATTATGATCCTTTTGGGTTTTCAATACCAGTTTTAAACAGAAGCAAATTGTTTATGCATTCCTTGCAGAATGACAAGGATATGGGATGGGATTTGGATGGGATACGCCGTTAAGCAGCGAGCTGATGAAAGAATGGTCGAAGATTGCCAGACAGGTTAACAAGAGCTCAGAAATTGTACTACCTCGTTCTGTCGGTAATCGTTGTGACGAGTACGATTTGTTGGTCTATACGGACGCAAGTAAAGAATTGTTAGGCTGTGCTTTATATTTGGTGGCTGTCAATTCAGCAGACACCAAGCTGATTTTGCAAAGAATTCTGTGCTTTGTAAGAAATTAAGAACAAAGTCTATTCCTGTACTGGAATTGATATCTGTACATTTGGGAGTAAGGACGGCCGTAGATGTAGCTGAACAGCTAATGAATGCTGTTGTTGCTATTCGGATTCGTAATATTTATTGCTTCACAGATTCTATGATTGTTCTAAGTTGGATTAAGTCTAAGGAGTGTGAGTTTGGCAAAATAGATAGGAAGCAAGTGATGGTTAACAATAGGCTAAATGATATGTCGAATCTTTGTTCTAAGCGAACAGTGATTTTCGACCATATAGGTGGTGATGAGAACCCTAGTGACTGTCTTACTCGGTGTGTTTCAGAGAAAATGCTTCGTAGCACGCTCTTTTTAACAGGTCCAAAATTTCTAGATTCTCCATCAGAGTGCAGAGTGATTGCTCCTCATCCCGGTGCAAAGCCGCCTTCCGTGAGTTGCTCTGTTAGgacaaatttcattttgaattctgAACCACTTATACCGTTAAACAAGTTTTCGTCCTTTAGTAAAGCGGTCAAGGTTTTGAGTATTGTCTTCCTCTTTGTTACTAAGTTGAAACAAAGGTTAAGACTGACTAAGAATATACCAGAGAATACCTCAGACGAACAGAATGAAACTGCTCGTAGCACCATTCACCTTTTAGTACATGCACAAAGGCTGCCTTTCCCCATGTTTATGATATGCTGGCTACAGGTAATTTTTCAGAACCCCTTATATCACAGTTGAATTTATTTCGTGATGAAAGTGGGCTTATTAGGGTACAAAGTAAGTTAAGTAGATTAAAAGCTTCTTATGATGAGAGGTGTCCGATACTATTGGGAAAAAATTGCCCTGTGGCTAGAAGTATAATTTGGGATACCCATGTAAAACTGCGACACGCTGGAATTTACAAAACTTTAGGTTTATTCAGGAAAGGGTTTTGGATTATTAATGGCTTTGTGGttgtaaagaaggttttaaaaggcTGTTTGATATGTAAAAGGTTGAATGCAAGAACTgtcaaaattaatcaaaatgcatATAGAGATTTCAGAATAAACCCAGAGGCTATTCCGTTTAGGAATATTTGCATCGACCATTGTGGACCTTTCTTGGTTAAggacagaaacaaacaaaactataAGGTATATGTGCTGGTCATATCCTGTTTTTGGTCTAGAGCAATTAATCTGGTTGTATGCAGGTTGATTGATAAAAACTCCTTTCTTAGGGCATTACAAATGCATATTTTTGAGTACAGTTTCCCTTCTTTAATAGTTAGTGATAATGGAAGCCCAATAGTGGCGGGAGTAGAGGAAACTATCTCCTATCTAAATGATTGAGAGACCATTGACTTCTTAAGATCGCATAATATTAAGTCTTTAAAATTTCATCCATTCCCTGCTAATGCACATAAATTAGGTGGGTTTGTTGAAACTATGGTTAAGCAAGTAAAAGGATAGTTACTTCGAGCATTCGAAATAACATTTTGGATTATGATGATTTTCAATTCTTGATTGCTGAGGTTAAAATGCTCGTAAATAACTTCAAATGCggataatattttgtttaaggCATTAAATGTTTCTG is part of the Macrobrachium rosenbergii isolate ZJJX-2024 chromosome 41, ASM4041242v1, whole genome shotgun sequence genome and encodes:
- the LOC136827163 gene encoding uncharacterized protein, whose translation is MNTQDDHREYVLTSENSKLIDNILSDIRRDPKTGRLVVPALWKKEIQHLMSPNYNLAVSVLNSQKRKLSPERLKEYDAVIQNQFEDGVIERIADHPSFLRENPDVSFLAHNAVFRNNSNTTKCRVVFLSNLSERKNEKCLSHNQCSMAGANLNNKMQISTLLLRFDKYLLTYDLKKAFLQLFLREEDTRKLLFLWFNGISKNDFSIVGYRFRRVPFGMRYSPFLLMIALYYTLIHNVTDDDDEETQSIKGVCITFLTWIT